A genome region from Trichoderma asperellum chromosome 7, complete sequence includes the following:
- a CDS encoding uncharacterized protein (EggNog:ENOG41~MEROPS:MER0003280), with translation MMAYDSSEPISAEFPFEKRKVKIVGAEMAYVDTGTSEGSPTVFLHGNPTSSYVWRNIIPHVSSGSRCIAPDLIGFGDSDKILGLEYRVVDHQFYLDAFLDAVLPTEKVTLVIHDWGSALGFDWARRHEDRIIGIAFF, from the coding sequence ATGATGGCATACGACTCCTCGGAGCCTATTTCTGCAGAGTTTCCTTTCGAGAAGCGAAAGGTAAAGATTGTTGGCGCTGAAATGGCGTATGTCGATACCGGTACATCCGAAGGATCCCCCACCGTTTTCTTGCATGGCAATCCAACGTCGTCTTATGTATGGCGTAACATTATCCCGCACGTCTCTAGTGGGAGTCGCTGTATAGCGCCAGATCTTATAGGGTTTGGAGATTCGGATAAGATCTTGGGACTTGAATATAGAGTCGTAGACCATCAGTTCTATTTGGACGCTTTTCTCGATGCAGTTCTACCGACTGAAAAGGTCACACTTGTCATCCACGACTGGGGCTCAGCCCTTGGCTTTGATTGGGCGCGCCGCCACGAAGATCGTATCATCGGCATTGCATTTTTTTGA
- a CDS encoding uncharacterized protein (EggNog:ENOG41): MVLPLNVLRHLSEEEMEHYRRPYLEPESREPLWRFPNDIPIEGHPADVWEKVIKYIDWLLHTTVPKLFFWAEPGVVITKETVKGLVEELQNTKIVFLGPGLHYFQEDYPHTIGREIAQWLQLRGKIEKGM; this comes from the coding sequence ATGGTCTTGCCACTGAATGTTTTGCGGCACCTCTCTGAAGAGGAAATGGAGCATTATCGCCGGCCGTACCTTGAACCGGAATCGCGCGAGCCCCTCTGGCGATTTCCCAATGATATTCCAATCGAAGGACACCCTGCAGATGTTTGGGAAAAGGTGATTAAGTATATAGATTGGCTACTGCATACAACGGTCCCGAAGTTGTTCTTTTGGGCAGAGCCAGGTGTGGTTATTACAAAAGAAACGGTGAAAGGTTTGGTTGAGGAGCTacaaaacaccaaaattGTGTTTCTTGGTCCTGGTCTTCATTACTTTCAAGAGGATTATCCTCACACTATTGGCCGAGAAATTGCTCAGTGGTTACAATTACGTGGAAAAATTGAAAAAGGCATGTAA
- a CDS encoding uncharacterized protein (EggNog:ENOG41~TransMembrane:1 (o306-323i)), whose amino-acid sequence MASNNFIWINPTTTLPVDRAKTRRDIMQKVAQKRKAEPKYRHPNSRQLPLFIPRDDLCDSSAKYKESQTFNVTKRHAKTKSEDVFMRTDTTYLRTLTPTYSTVLAKTNLHFIDLSLLTSVGVGRYTGQRLLESPQIISHFFKGRNWSYFQYIPLHYQQNVLIRSATDCVLARVRWLLAPDDRKWEFLALSCYSRALSKLQDAIHSTSQHITAEVLCATLTLGLYELLNPSREDAWMKHTAGATYIIKLRGPQNYTSEFEKCLFMGHVGPMATEAILNNETCFLDHPAWKATLLSIITDDPLVPERSTMVISIVLIFVTIPTLFKRFTDVICHKPDEPLQIIKELISRAQELRVSLQGWYHKYIQPSGISINDLASGNMYYDALIIYYICMIYSSRLNTCIHLQDTPGIYKLEEECQRFARIIVSLHQSGESSSNHQRALLLAQKLPIAEATIQSGDAWKTQLSLGYSYNHIFKMPREKFDIWCKLFGRSTL is encoded by the exons ATGGCTAGTAACAATTTTATTTGGATAAATCCGACCACTACTTTGCCCGTCGATCGCGCCAAAACACGACGTGATATCATGCAGAAAGTGGCCCAGAAAAGGAAGGCAGAACCAAAGTATCGGCATCCCAACAGCAGACAACTTCCCCTTTTCATACCCCGCGACGATCTTTGTGATAGCTCAGCAAAGTACAAGGAATCCCAAACATTTAATGTGACAAAAAGACATGCAAAAACCAAGTCCGAAGATGTCTTCATGCGGACAGATACGACATACTTGCGAACCCTCACCCCTACATATTCAACAGTCCTCGCCAAAACGAATCTACATTTCATAGATTTATCTTTACTAACTTCAGTTGGGGTTGGTCGGTATACTGGGCAAAGGCTTCTTGAAAGCCCTCAAATTATATCGCATTTCTTCAAGGGAAGAAACTGGTCATACTTTCAGTATATACCTTTGCATTACCAGCAAAACGTTTTAATAAGAAGCGCTACAGATTGTGTGCTGGCTCGCGTTAGGTGGTTACTTGCCCCCGACGACAGAAAATGGGAGTTCCTTGCTCTCTCATGCTATTCAAGAGCGCTCTCAAAGTTACAAGATGCGATTCATTCTACTTCTCAGCACATTACAGCTGAGGTCCTCTGCGCTACGCTAACGCTAGGTCTATATGAA CTCCTCAACCCTAGTCGAGAGGACGCGTGGATGAAGCACACCGCAGGAgcaacttatataataaaattacgGGGTCCACAGAACTATACATCTGAGTTCGAGAAATGTCTCTTCATGGGCCATGTTGGGCCAATG GCCACGGAAGCAATACTCAATAATGAAACCTGTTTCCTTGATCATCCAGCATGGAAAGCGACCCTGCTATCAATTATCACTGACGATCCTCTTGTGCCGGAAAGAAGTACTATGGTTATCTCCATAGTGTTGATCTTTGTTACCATACCTACTCTGTTCAAAAGGTTCACTGATGTTATTTGTCATAAACCAGACGAGCCACTTCaaataattaaagagctCATATCTCGAGCCCAGGAACTTCGAGTGTCTCTCCAAGGCTGGTATCACAAATATATCCAACCTAGTGGGATCTCAATTAATGACTTAGCTTCTGGAAATATGTATTACGATGcgcttattatatattatatttgcATGATATATAGTAGCCGTCTCAATACATGCATCCATCTACAGGACACACCAGGTATATACAAATTGGAAGAGGAATGCCAGCGGTTTGCGAGAATCATTGTATCATTGCATCAAAGCGGAGAATCGTCCTCTAACCACCAGAGAGCGTTGCTACTAGCTCAGAAACTACCGATTGCTGAAGCAACTATTCAATCTGGGGATGCTTGGAAAACACAGCTGAGTCTTGGTTACAGTTACAATCACATCTTCAAAATGCCTAGGGAGAAGTTTGACATCTGGTGCAAACTCTTTGGACGAAGCACTTTGTAG
- a CDS encoding uncharacterized protein (MEROPS:MER0036069~EggNog:ENOG41), which yields MAPITSSKFMKVSEDVIIELSLTFPTNNSNQNIPSLIFLHFWGGSSKTFESVIETLSPFYPTIGISLRGWGASTGPNVATAYKVTDFASDVESVIKQMELKSVVLIGHSMGGKISMAIAGRHLLPKGVLKGLALVGPAPPGPVYLPDPSMRDAQIHAFDNMENAQNTIHTVLSAPGNLTDEVVKTVAEDMVRGNKWAKYAWPAYGMEDDITYLFDRIDIPVVVLAGKNDILEPVERMKTNIRDKINAMQNGKASLVVVNGSGHLIPLEKPKEVAHAINCFIQTL from the coding sequence ATGGCACCGATAACTTCTTCCAAGTTCATGAAGGTCAGCGAAGACGTTATAATTGAGCTTTCGTTGACATTTCCGACGAACAACAGCAATCAGAATATCCCATCGCTCATATTTCTTCACTTCTGGGGTGGCTCTTCTAAGACTTTTGAGTCAGTCATTGAGACCCTATCACCATTTTACCCGACTATTGGAATTAGTCTTCGGGGATGGGGTGCCTCCACTGGTCCTAATGTAGCTACTGCTTACAAGGTAACGGATTTTGCGTCCGATGTGGAATCTGTTATTAAGCAAATGGAGCTGAAATCTGTCGTGCTTATCGGCCACTCAATGGGTGGTAAGATATCAATGGCAATTGCTGGGAGGCATCTTCTTCCCAAGGGTGTATTGAAAGGACTGGCTTTAGTTGGACCTGCTCCCCCAGGGCCTGTTTATTTGCCGGATCCTAGCATGAGAGACGCCCAGATACACGCCTTTGATAACATGGAGAATGCCCAAAACACCATTCATACTGTTCTCTCGGCGCCAGGAAACCTCACTGATGAGGTCGTGAAGACGGTCGCCGAAGATATGGTGCGTGGCAACAAGTGGGCCAAATATGCATGGCCGGCGTATGGCATGGAGGACGACATAACATATCTATTCGATCGTATCGATATTCCGGTTGTCGTGCTTGCAGGTAAAAATGACATACTTGAGCCGGtggagaggatgaagacaaATATTCGTGATAAGATTAATGCTATGCAAAATGGAAAGGCAAGCCTTGTTGTAGTGAATGGCTCGGGGCATTTAATACCACTTGAGAAGCCCAAAGAGGTAGCTCATGCTATAAATTGCTTCATTCAGACtctttaa
- the CEL61A gene encoding glycoside hydrolase 61 (SECRETED:SignalP(1-21)~CAZy:AA9), producing MVQKLANLLVSALTVATGVVGHGHVNNIIVNGVYYEGYDPTSFPYQPNPPIVVGWTAADTDNGFVSPDAYQSPDIICHKNATNARGHASVKAGDSVLFQWVPVPWPHPGPVLDYLANCNGGCETVDKTTLKFFKIDGIGLLSGANPGNWASDVLIANNNTWVVQIPEDLETGNYVLRHEIIALHSAEEADGAQNYPQCFNLAVTGTGSLQPTGVLATELYQESDPGILFNIYTSPLTYIMPGPTVVSGLPSSVAQGSSTATATSSATVPGNVSTGGTSSRTTTVPRSTSSATTRASSSSTITTSAPAGTGTQTLYGQCGGSGYSGPTKCASPAVCTTLNPYYAQCLNG from the exons ATGGTACAGAAGCTTGCCAACCTCCTCGTCAGCGCACTGACGGTGGCTACTGGCGTTGTCGGACACGGGCATGTCAACAACATTATCGTCAATGGGGTGTACTATGAGGGCTATGATCCAACATCATTTCCATACCAACCAAACCCGCCCATTGTGGTGGGTTGGACGGCTGCCGATACTGACAACG GTTTCGTTTCACCCGACGCATATCAAAGCCCCGATATCATATGTCACAAGAATGCCACCAATGCTCGAGGGCACGCGTCTGTCAAGGCTGGAGACTCTGTGCTGTTCCAGTGGGTGCCTGTTCCGTGGCCACACCCAGGCCCCGTCCTTGACTACTTGGCCAACTGCAATGGTGGATGCGAGACTGTGGATAAGACTACACTTAAATTCTTCAAGATTGATGGCATTGGCCTCCTCAGTGGCGCAAATCCGGGCAACTGGGCCTCAGACGTTCTAATCGCCAACAATAATACATGGGTTGTACAGATCCCAGAGGATCTCGAGACGGGCAACTACGTGCTACGCCACGAGATCATCGCCCTACACAGCGCCGAGGAAGCGGATGGCGCCCAAAACTACCCTCAGTGCTTTAATCTCGCTGTCACAGGCACTGGATCCCTGCAACCTACCGGTGTCCTAGCGACCGAACTTTACCAAGAGTCAGACCCTGGTATCCTCTTCAACATCTACACTAGCCCACTTACCTATATTATGCCTGGTCCTACCGTGGTATCAGGCCTCCCTTCAAGTGTCGCCCAAGGGAGCTCCACCGCGacagccaccagcagcgccacaGTTCCTGGTAATGTCAGTACTGGAGGGACGAGCAGTAGAACTACAACGGTGCCGAGATCAACGTCATCGGCCACAACCAGAGCTAGTTCTTCCTCTACCATCACTACGTCAGCACCTGCTGGCACTGGAACTCAGACCTTGTATGGTCAGTGTGGTGGCAGCGGCTACTCTGGCCCTACTAAATGCGCCTCGCCAGCCGTATGCACTACCTTGAATCCCTACTATGCCCAGTGTCTTAACGGATAG
- a CDS encoding uncharacterized protein (EggNog:ENOG41), with product MCVGMSTIRSSFWRGGVCNALIFHKSDLPTDRTKWQPLFAAAMGSPDPYGRQLNGMGGGVSSLSKVCVVSPSTRDDADVDFEFVQVVIDDGTLDFASNCGNMMAAIGPFALDEGLLSLVSAANYARVRIYNTNTKKVVISSFPINGDDSKFDPHGTNRMDGVPGTASRISLSFQSPGGTQTGKVLPTGLGLTSMNVTDKKGRKIKASLLDVANPGVYVDGSDLEIRPDIAPAELDHQKETLALLEAIRREAAELMGMDPNTSSVPKVVILFKPIDKEVSTGANIKCLVLSMGQVHKAIPLTLALNLGVACQMEGTLASRLAKNLSQDNTVTIQHPSGVIDVGVDILGEDVLSASLCSTARLLMKGEVNVD from the coding sequence ATGTGCGTCGGCATGTCAACCATTCGCTCTTCCTTCTGGCGCGGCGGCGTTTGCAATGCTCTCATTTTTCACAAATCCGATCTTCCCACAGACCGAACAAAATGGCAGCCTCTATTTGCAGCGGCCATGGGCTCTCCTGATCCGTACGGCAGGCAATTGAACGGCATGGGAGGCGGcgtctcgtctctctccAAAGTGTGCGTTGTCTCACCGTCTACACGAGATGATGCCGATGTGGATTTCGAGTTCGTTCAAGTTGTCATTGATGATGGGACACTTGATTTCGCCAGTAATTGTGGTAATATGATGGCTGCCATTGGACCATTCGCCCTGGACGAAGGGCTTCTCAGTTTGGTCTCTGCGGCAAACTACGCAAGAGTACGCATCTACAATACCAACACCAAAAAGGTTGTCATTTCTTCATTTCCTATAAACGGAGATGATTCAAAATTTGACCCCCATGGAACTAACCGAATGGATGGTGTTCCGGGCACAGCATCAAGAATCTCGCTGTCTTTTCAGTCGCCTGGTGGAACACAGACTGGGAAAGTGCTGCCCACTGGTCTAGGCCTAACATCCATGAATGTCACGGACAAGAAGGGAAGGAAGATAAAAGCCTCGTTGTTGGACGTCGCTAATCCAGGTGTATATGTTGACGGCAGCGATCTTGAAATCCGGCCGGATATTGCGCCTGCTGAACTAGACCATCAAAAGGAAACCTTGGCTTTATTGGAGGCTATTCGCCGGGAGGCTGCAGAACTGATGGGTATGGATCCAAACACGTCGAGCGTGCCAAAAGTCGTGATATTGTTTAAGCCTATTGATAAAGAGGTGTCTACCGGGGCCAATATTAAATGCTTGGTCCTGTCGATGGGGCAAGTTCACAAGGCAATCCCTCTTACTCTGGCGCTAAATCTAGGTGTCGCCTGCCAAATGGAAGGAACATTAGCCTCCAGGCTAGCGAAGAATTTATCTCAAGATAATACAGTGACAATACAGCATCCTAGTGGGGTTATCGACGTTGGTGTGGATATATTGGGGGAAGACGTCTTGAGTGCCTCCTTGTGCAGCACAGCAAGGCTGTTAATGAAGGGCGAGGTGAATGTTGATTAG
- a CDS encoding uncharacterized protein (TransMembrane:12 (i54-71o95-117i124-144o150-173i185-205o217-239i290-309o329-346i358-376o388-407i419-439o451-472i)~EggNog:ENOG41) codes for MASKHTEPSRSSVPTMDALEKNDLCDKERPSIEQLETYHPSFTPHEQKRILRKVDWRLVPLLSFLYLVSFIDRGNLGNAKVAGLGNDLHLSGTQYNIAVTLFFIPYSLLEVPSNIILKLTRPSIWISLMMFSWGLVITLTGIVQNFSGLLAIRIFLGVAEAGFFPAATYLLTVWYTRYEVQSRMVFFYAAVSLAGAFSGLLAYAIQMMDGVAGLQGWRWIFILEGICTVFLSFSIWSLLPDSPSTAPFLTTEEREFIILRLEQDTGSGRGKVTNNDKVNKRQVIAGLTDWKVWAAVFMYWATSISSYGFTYTVPTVILELGYTSANAQLLTIPIYVVAMIFTVANAMASDHYRQRTPFILLGVAVGIVGFTALLAVPHPQLPGLTYGMLFLATSGIYMSLVPTLCFVANNLAPSSKRAVGMAHLICMGNLGGIAGSNIFLSQEAPHYWTGYGFILGIDCVAFVTCLILRYTLERINAKRDQMTEEDIREKYGNTDLLDLGDHSPYFRYTL; via the exons ATGGCTTCGAAACACACAGAACCATCCAGAAGTTCTGTGCCGACTATGGATGCACTGGAAAAGAATGACTTGTGCGACAAGGAACGTCCATCCATTGAACAGTTGGAAACTTACCATCCTTCGTTCACACCTCACGAGCAGAAACGAATCTTGAGAAAGGTTGACTGGCGACTCGTTCCGCTTCTGTCTTTTCTATATCTTGTGTCTTTTATTGACCGAGGTAACT TGGGCAATGCCAAAGTTGCTGGCCTAGGGAATGATCTCCATCTGTCGGGAACACAGTATAATATCGCTGTGACGTTGTTTTTTATTCCCTACTCGTTGTTAGAGGTTCCGAGCAATATCATCCTCAAGCTTACAAGGCCGTCAATTTGGATCTCTTTGATGATGTTTTCTTGGGGACTAGTCAT CACTTTGACTGGAATCGTTCAAAACTTTTCTGGACTTTTGGCCATCCGCATTTTCCTCGGAGTGGCAGag GCCGGCTTCTTCCCCGCAG CAACCTATCTCCTTACTGTCTGGTACACGCGTTATGAAGTCCAGTCTCGAATGGTGTTCTTTTACGCAGCAGTGTCACTTGCCGGAGCATTTTCAGGCCTGCTTGCGTATGCCATTCAGATGATGGATGGAGTCGCAGGACTGCAAGGCTGGCGATG GATTTTCATCTTGGAAGGTATATGCACagtttttctttcattttctatCTGGTCTCTACTTCCTGATAGCCCTAGCACGGCACCTTTTCTCACTACTGAAGAGCGGGAGTTCATCATCCTGAGGTTAGAACAGGACACGGGTTCTGGACGGGGTAAAGTCACAAACAATGACAAAGTAAACAAGCGACAAGTAATTGCAGGTCTCACAGACTGGAAAGTATGGGCAGCTGTG TTCATGTACTGGGCCACTAGCATCTCATCCTACGGCTTTACATATACAGTCCCAACGGTAATTCTAGAACTTGGATACACTTCTGCAAATGCC CAACTCCTTACTATTCCGATTTATGTCGTTGCTATGATATTCACCGTCGCAAATGCCATGGCTTCGGATCACTACCGGCAGAGAACTCCTTTCATACTTTTGGGAGTTGCGGTTGGAATAGTCGGATTCACAGCTTTGTTAGCAGTTCCCCACCCGCAGCTTCCAGGGTTGACATATGGCATGCTATTCCTTGCAACATCAGGAATATACATGTCGCTGGTCCCTACTTTATGCTTTGTCG caaacAACCTTGCTCCTTCGTCTAAAAGAGCCGTTGGCATGGCTCATCTCATTTGCATGGGAAATCTCGGTGGTATTGCAGGCTCCAACATCTTTCTGTCACAAGAAGCGCCTCACTATTGGACAGGCTATGGATTCATCTTGGGAATCGACTGTGTAGCGTTTGTTACATGTCTAATTCTTCGTTACACATTGGAAAGAATTAATGCAAAGCGCGATCAAATGACAGAAGAAGATATCAGGGAGAAGTATGGCAACACCGATTTACTAGACCTTGGTGATCACAGCCCATACTTTAggtatactttataa
- a CDS encoding uncharacterized protein (EggNog:ENOG41~SECRETED:SignalP(1-19)) produces MARQTALLALAALSSLSIAQISDNFEEGWDQTIWPTYAPSCNQGGTVSLDTTVAHSGNNSMKVVGGPNGFCGHIFFGTTKVPTGDVYVRVWLQLETALNNDHVTFIVMPDNAQDGDDLRIGGQSEILDYNRESDDATLPDLSPQGIASSVNLPTGSFQCFEYYLGTDGTIQTWLNGNLILGMTTGPNADNSNDAGWTRESYTPDITGVYFGWEAYSGDINTVWFDDVAIETSRVGCGGPTVSGSTSIRPTSTTHSTVSGPTTSNPTTTTKPSTTIPPTTSKTTSSASASQTKYGQCGGQGWTGPTACASGSTCMYQNAYYSQCL; encoded by the exons ATGGCTCGCCAAACTGCTCTACTGGCCCTTGCGGCTCTCTCATCCCTCTCTATCGCACAAATCTCGGACAATTTTGAGGAAGGTTGGGACCAGACTATATGGCCCACCTATGCACCAAGTTGCAACCAGGGCGGAACCGTCAGCCTCGATACAACAGTAGCCCATAGTGGTAATAACTCCATGAAAGTTGTTGGTGGCCCCAATGGCTTTTGCGGACACATCTTCTTTGGCACTACCAAAGTGCCGACGGGTGATGTATATGTAAGAGTTTGGCT TCAGCTTGAGACTGCTCTCAATAACGACCATGTCACATTCATTGTTATGCCAGACAACGCTCAAGACGGTGATGATCTCCGCATTGGTGGTCAAAGTGAAATCCTCGACTATAACCGCGAATCCGACGATGCTACCCTTCCTGACCTATCTCCACAAGGCATTGCTTCCTCAGTCAATCTGCCTACTGGATCGTTCCAGTGCTTCGAGTACTATCTGGGCACTGACGGCACAATCCAGACTTGGCTGAACGGCAACCTCATCTTGGGTATGACCACGGGGCCGAATGCTGACAATTCGAATGATGCTGGATGGACGAGAGAATCTTATACTCCTGACATCACTGGTGTCTACTTTGGCTGGGAGGCCTACAGCGGAGACATCAATACCGTTTGGTTCGACGACGTCGCGATTGAGACGAGCCGCGTAGGATGTGGCGGCCCCACGGTATCTGGAAGCACCTCAATTAGACCAACTTCAACTACACATAGCACTGTCTCGGGACCAACAACCTCCAACCCTACCACCACTACAAAGCCAAGCACCACCATTCCGCCAACAACTTCAAAGACAACCAGCTCTGCGAGTGCTTCTCAGAC TAAGTATGGCCAGTGTGGAGGCCAAGGTTGGACTGGACCAACTGCATGCGCTTCTGGTTCAACATGCATGTACCAGAATGCATATTACTCTCAATGCCTATGA
- a CDS encoding uncharacterized protein (EggNog:ENOG41), with the protein MSQSFHETLLERNKKYSETHNPAPTIVEQVALGRVFETTLVITCVDFRLNSDLFLQTRPEDQILISRNPAGRVTPALQEVMLFDVFLGLRSVIVIHYTDCGASYFKDVDIRKAHKSRLPNHSEIDNMVFGAFDNVEQSVKDDLHILKTSPYVPKRIADQCFGFVYNIKTGLLTPVDYTHDS; encoded by the exons ATGTCCCAGTCTTTTCACGAGACGCTTCTTGAGCGAAACAA GAAATACTCTGAAACTCACAACCCTGCCCCTACAATCGTTGAGCAGGTAGCTCTTGGTCGCGTCTTCGAGACGACTCTTGTCA ttACTTGTGTTGATTTCCGCCTGAACTCAGATCTATTTTTGCAAACCAGGCCAGAGG ATCAAATACTTATATCGCGCAACCCTGCTGGCCGTGTTACTCCCGCCTTACAAGAGGTGATGCTCTTTGACGTCTTTCTTGGTCTTAGAAGCGTTATAGTGATTCATTACACAG ACTGTGGTGCGAGTTACTTCAAGGATGTAGATATTCGAAAAGCCCATAAAAGCCGTCTGCCAAATCATTCGGAGATTGATAATATGGTGTTCGGGGCTTTTGATAA TGTTGAGCAAAGCGTCAAAGATGATCTTCATATACTGAAGACATCTCCTTATGTGCCTAAGAGGATTGCTGATCAATGCTTTGGTTTTGTATACAATATAAAGACCGGTCTTTTAACTCCAGTCGACTATACTCATGATTCGTGA
- a CDS encoding uncharacterized protein (SECRETED:SignalP(1-18)) encodes MLWVSIVLASTLTGLATAQSSSWTVNFYSSPDCSAESLTSTYTGTDFYTEYKVSPPGQYLTVTKTGDASYQGALVSSDPGATFVMALVGQGCVKGPVGGATLFQIV; translated from the exons ATGCTCTGGGTATCCATTGTTCTCGCCAGTACCCTTACAGGGCTTGCTACAGCGCAAAGCTCTTCCTGGACGGTGAACTTCTATAGTTCTCCAGATTGCTCGGCTGAGTCGCTGACTAGCACCTATACTGGAACCGACTTTTAC ACGGAGTACAAAGTTAGCCCGCCAGGCCAGTATTTGACTGTTACCAAGACAGGAGACGCGTCGTATCAAGGCGCTCTTGTATCCTCTGATCCTGGAGCTACCTTTGTAATGGCGCTTGTGGGTCAGGGCTGTGTTAAAGGACCGGTTGGTGGTGCAACCTTGTTCCAGATAGTGTAA